Below is a window of Chloroflexota bacterium DNA.
AAGGGCCAGGCCGCCGATGCCCACTCGTGGGTGTTGAGCGATGACAGAAATAAATTTACAGAAGAAGCCATCCAACAAACGTGAGGCACAGCCCGCGAAAAGAACGCGAACGTCAAACGTCAAGCATTCACGTTTGTCGTTTGACGTTTGACGCGAGAGACATTAATCAAGGAGCAATTTCAATCATGCCAACCATCCGCATCCCAACTCCCCTCCGGCCCTACGCCGGCAACAACGCCGAAATCGCCGTCGCCGGTGAAACCGTCGGCGCAGCCCTGGGCGACCTCACCGTCCGCCACCCCAATCTGCGCCAGCACCTTTACAACGACAAAGGTGAACTGCGAGCCTTCGTTAACGTCTTCCTCGGCCAGGACGATGTCCGCCATCTGCAAGGTATCAGTACGCCGCTCAAAGAAGCCGATCAGCTACGCATCGTGCCTTCGGTGGCCGGCGGCGTGGACAGCAAAGTAGACCACTCTGCCCTGCGCGTCAACCAGACCTTCATCATCGCCCTGCTCATCGCCGCCTTTGTGCTCAACAACGTCTGGCTGGCCGCGTTCGTGGCGGTCGTCATGACTCTCGGCACGGCCCTGCGCAAGCCGGGCTTCAAGCCTGTCTACGATTTGCTCAAGGCCAGAGGCGTTATCAAGCCCGACGTGGTGGCCGACAACCCGGAACCG
It encodes the following:
- a CDS encoding DUF4395 domain-containing protein — translated: MVPSVAGGVDSKVDHSALRVNQTFIIALLIAAFVLNNVWLAAFVAVVMTLGTALRKPGFKPVYDLLKARGVIKPDVVADNPEPHLFSQGLGAAFVIGSVISLWAGATALGWALSWIVIGLAALNLFGGFCVGCFVYYWLNRVHVPGFVKAPPPGTFPGTKPR